In Periplaneta americana isolate PAMFEO1 unplaced genomic scaffold, P.americana_PAMFEO1_priV1 scaffold_21, whole genome shotgun sequence, the following proteins share a genomic window:
- the LOC138693802 gene encoding uncharacterized protein, with the protein MKGDISGVKDDVTSQIESVSAHVDGIVAIVKDELKADLDNLNKNFTTINETVTELRQEVDHFDGKIRDLERRQEQTTELLDKTSEMMDKHAEENKHILALVDRQAREHKQIVAEEVRRAMQEAATELRTPYSAPAEPSASARHHNVKTPKFDGTTSWAIFRRQFEAIAEHNGWTPAEKTTQLLAALQGQASEILHSVPEDGTAAEIMAALEGRYGDHQLAAAFRTQLKTRVQQSGESLQEFAMAVEQLAHKALRGLPNDFIAGEAAYTFGSGVRDPEIKQQLLLAEHRTINAALAAALRMEAAKLTANVSASHRIRSVAAADVEERQPKSPERRRRGVPTCWSCGEPGHLRRDCDRSGHKQEN; encoded by the exons a tgaaaggcgacataagcggagtgaaagatgacgtcacttcgcaaattgaaagcgtttcggcccacgtagatggaattgtcgccatcgtgaaagacgaactcaaagccgatcttgacaacctaaacaagaattttacaactataaacgaaacagtaaccgaattgagacaggaggtagaccatttcgatggcaaaatccgtgatctcgagcgtcgtcaagagcagacgaccgagttgctggacaagacgagtgagatgatggataaacacgctgaggaaaacaagcacattctcgcgttggtggatcgccaggctagagaacataaacagatagttgccgaggaggttcgacgtgccatgcaagaagcggccacagagttgaggactccatatagtgcccctgcggaaccatcggcttcagccagacatcacaacgtcaagacgccgaagttcgacggtacgacgtcttgggcgatattccgtcgccagttcgaggccatcgcagagcacaatgggtggacgccagcagagaaaactactcagctgctggccgcgcttcagggacaggcgtcggagattcttcacagcgttccagaagatgggacagccgctgagataatggcggccttggagggacgttatggtgaccatcaacttgctgcagcattcaggacccaactgaaaacgagggtccaacagtcaggcgagtccctgcaagaattcgcgatggcggtggaacaactggcccataaggcgctcaggggcctacctaatgacttcatcgctggagaggcggcctacaccttcggcagcggagttcgagacccggaaataaagcaacagctactcctggcagagcatcgcaccatcaatgcagctctggcggcggccctcaggatggaggcagccaagttgacggcgaacgtctcggcatcgcaccggattaggagcgtcgcggcggccgacgtcgaggaacgtcaaccgaaatcacccgagcgacgaagacgaggagtgcccacctgctggtcctgcggcgagcctggacacctgaggagggactgtgaccgatctggtcacaaacaggaaaactaa